From the Atribacterota bacterium genome, one window contains:
- a CDS encoding branched-chain amino acid transaminase produces MQELEWIWVNGKLVRWQEAQTHVLTHALHYGTAVFEGIRCYKTLKGPAVFRLDEHIRRLFDSAHIIKMCLPYTQKEVKEATLSVIQANRVEECYIRPLTFRGYGEMGVDPTRCEVDFVIAVWCWGAYMGEKALREGVRAKISSYARNYINSSSPRAKVSANYLNSALAKIEAKELGYDEAILLDVNGFVAEGSGENIFYVKNGVLYTPHPYSILLGITRDSVIRIAKNLGLEVQETLVTRDDLYLADEAFFTGTAAEITPIVEIDGRMVGTGKPGAITRRLQEVFFRVVRGEEAGYESWLSYVKEV; encoded by the coding sequence ATGCAGGAACTGGAGTGGATATGGGTCAATGGAAAACTGGTGCGGTGGCAGGAAGCACAGACACATGTTTTGACACATGCTTTGCATTATGGGACAGCAGTTTTTGAAGGGATTCGTTGTTACAAAACCCTCAAGGGACCGGCTGTTTTCCGCCTGGATGAACATATTCGCAGGCTCTTTGACTCGGCGCATATCATCAAGATGTGTCTTCCCTATACGCAAAAAGAGGTCAAGGAGGCAACGCTTTCAGTTATTCAAGCGAATAGGGTTGAGGAGTGTTATATCCGACCCCTGACTTTTCGGGGGTATGGGGAGATGGGTGTTGACCCCACCAGGTGTGAGGTCGATTTTGTGATTGCGGTTTGGTGCTGGGGAGCGTACATGGGAGAAAAAGCGCTCCGGGAGGGAGTACGGGCGAAAATCTCTTCATACGCTCGGAATTATATCAATTCGAGTTCGCCGCGGGCGAAAGTCAGTGCCAATTACCTGAATTCCGCTCTGGCTAAGATAGAGGCCAAAGAGCTGGGATATGATGAAGCGATTCTTCTGGATGTGAACGGCTTTGTTGCCGAGGGGAGTGGAGAGAATATTTTTTACGTGAAGAATGGTGTCCTCTATACCCCTCATCCGTATTCCATACTCCTCGGTATTACTCGAGATTCAGTGATCCGGATTGCCAAGAATCTTGGTCTTGAGGTACAAGAAACGCTTGTGACTCGTGATGATCTGTATCTTGCTGATGAGGCTTTCTTTACGGGAACGGCGGCTGAAATTACCCCCATCGTAGAGATTGATGGGCGGATGGTGGGAACGGGAAAACCTGGGGCAATCACCCGTCGTCTACAGGAAGTCTTTTTCAGAGTGGTGCGGGGTGAAGAAGCGGGCTATGAAAGCTGGTTGAGCTATGTCAAGGAGGTTTAA
- a CDS encoding carboxymuconolactone decarboxylase family protein: MIGPQEFWENYRQGIKEVKSASPSTVEHYSSFYAKVMQDGALSLKTKELIALAIGLAIHCEHCIILHVRGALKNGAALEEVWEAAQVGIAMGGGPAFTFLPLVKKAMEEFGS; the protein is encoded by the coding sequence ATGATCGGTCCACAAGAATTTTGGGAAAATTATCGCCAGGGCATCAAAGAGGTAAAGAGTGCTTCTCCTTCCACGGTGGAACATTATTCTTCCTTTTATGCCAAGGTAATGCAGGACGGAGCGTTGAGTCTGAAAACGAAGGAACTCATCGCTCTGGCGATAGGACTTGCCATTCACTGTGAGCACTGCATTATCCTCCATGTGCGAGGTGCACTCAAAAATGGTGCTGCTCTGGAGGAGGTCTGGGAAGCAGCTCAGGTAGGAATAGCCATGGGCGGTGGACCGGCTTTTACCTTTCTTCCTCTGGTGAAGAAAGCCATGGAGGAATTTGGAAGTTAG
- the pstA gene encoding phosphate ABC transporter permease PstA, with protein MKKNEKLPLRGALPKKRMQERIFFVLAAFALLVSLLTLFVLLIDTLHDGLPQLSWKFLTGYPSRKAEQAGIFPALVGSIYVTLLTVLFAIPIGVGTGIYLEEYAEKNRLSNTIEVSISTLSGVPSILYGMLGLELFARALGFGRTIITGALTLALLVLPIVIVTTRESIRAVPPSLREAAFALGATRWQVIKDHLLPVAFPGILTGVILTISRAIGEAAPLIMVGALTYIAFLPRGITSPFTALPIQIFNWVSRPQKAFQANAAAGIIVLLALTLTLNSLAIFLRNRYQKRMSFRAF; from the coding sequence ATGAAAAAGAATGAAAAATTGCCATTGCGGGGCGCTCTTCCGAAGAAGAGAATGCAGGAGCGGATCTTCTTTGTTCTGGCCGCTTTTGCCCTTTTGGTATCGCTCTTAACGCTCTTTGTGCTGCTCATTGATACCCTTCATGATGGTCTTCCGCAATTGAGTTGGAAGTTCCTCACCGGTTATCCCTCTCGTAAAGCGGAACAGGCTGGTATTTTCCCCGCCCTGGTAGGGAGTATTTACGTCACGCTCCTTACTGTCCTTTTTGCCATTCCCATAGGGGTAGGAACTGGAATTTATCTTGAAGAATACGCTGAAAAGAACCGGTTAAGTAATACCATTGAAGTCAGCATCTCCACCCTGAGCGGAGTACCTTCAATCCTCTATGGGATGCTGGGTCTTGAGCTTTTTGCTCGGGCACTTGGTTTTGGAAGGACTATCATTACTGGTGCTTTGACTCTGGCTCTTCTTGTGTTACCCATTGTGATTGTAACTACCCGTGAAAGCATTCGGGCGGTTCCCCCATCGCTTCGAGAAGCGGCCTTTGCGCTGGGTGCGACTCGTTGGCAGGTGATCAAAGACCATCTTTTGCCGGTGGCGTTTCCGGGAATTCTTACCGGGGTTATTCTCACCATTTCTCGAGCGATTGGTGAAGCAGCTCCCCTAATCATGGTGGGGGCTCTCACCTATATTGCGTTTCTTCCTCGGGGTATTACCTCTCCGTTTACGGCTCTCCCGATTCAAATTTTTAATTGGGTTTCACGCCCTCAAAAAGCATTTCAAGCCAACGCTGCGGCAGGGATTATTGTACTTCTTGCTCTGACTCTGACTTTGAACTCTCTGGCCATTTTTTTACGTAACCGTTACCAGAAACGGATGTCTTTCCGAGCTTTCTGA